CCCCCAGGCCCCTCTCCTCTTCCCAATTCTTCTCACCTTCGAGGAGGCCATGGAAACCCCAACGCCTTTGCCGCCCGTACCCGCCTCCCCGACCTGCAACCCAGCCCCACGGACAATCCAGATCGAGTTCCCGCAGCATAGCTCATCGCTACTGGAATCTCTGAACCGCCATAGGCTAGAGGGAAAGTTCTGTGATGTGTCCCTCCTGGTGCAGGGCCGGGAACTTAGGGCTCATAAAGCAGTGTTGGCTGCTGCCTCTCCTTACTTCCATGACAAGCTGCTTCTGGGGGATGCACCTCGTCTCACTCTGCCGAGTGTCATTGAAGCCGATGCCTTCGAAGGGCTGCTCCAGCTCATTTATTCAGGGCGTCTCCGCCTGCCACTGGATGCTCTTCCTGCTCATCTCCTTGTGGCCAGTGGCCTTCAAATGTGGCAAGTAGTAGATCAGTGCTCAGAGATTCTTAGAGAATTAGAAACTTCAGGTGGTGGAATTTCAGCCCGTGGAGCAAACTCCTACCATGCCCTTCTTTCCACTACATCCTCTACAGGAGGCTGGTGCATTCGCTCTTCGCCTTTCCAGACCCCAGTACAGTCCTCTGCTTCCACTGAAAGCCCTGCTTCCACTGAGAGCcctgtgggaggggagggaagtgaACTGGGAGAAGTGCTGCAAATTCAGgtagaagaagaagaggaggaggaggaagaagatgatgatgaggaCCAGGGGTCAGCCACACTCTCTCAGACTCCTCGGCCCCAGAGAGTATCAGGGGTTTTTCCCCGTCCTCATGGACCCCACCCACTGCCCGTGACTGCTACTCCCCGAAAGCTTCCAGAGGGTGAGAGTGCACCAGTTGAGCTTCCTGCCCCTCCTACTGCACTGCCCCCCAAAATCTTCTACATTAAGCAGGAACCCTTCGAGCCTAAGGAGGAGATATCAGGAAGTGGAACTCAGCCTGGAGGAGCAAAGGAGGAAACCAAAGTGTTTTCTGGAGGGGACACTGAAGGGAATGGGGAGCTAGGGTTCTTGTTGCCTTCAGGGGCAGGGCCAACATCTGGGGGAGGGGGTCCATCCTGGAAACCAGTGGATCTTCATgggaatgaaatcctgtcaggGGGAGGAGGACCTGGGGGAGCAGGCCAGGCCGTGCATGGGCCTGTGAAGCTAGGGGGGACACCCCCTGCAGATGGAAAacgctttggttgcctgtgtggGAAGCGGTTTGCAGTGAAGCCAAAGCGTGACCGGCACATCATGCTGACCTTCAGCCTTCGGCCTTTTGGCTGTGGCATTTGCAACAAGCGCTTCAAGCTGAAGCACCATCTGACAGAGCACATGAAGACCCATGCTGGAGCCCTGCATGCCTGTCCCCACTGTGGCCGTCGGTTCCGAGTCCATGCCTGTTTTCTCCGCCACCGGGACCTGTGCAAGGGCCAGGGCTGGGCCACCGCCCACTGGACTTACAAGTGACTGCTGAGGCTATATACTAGCTTCTAGAACGAAATAACCACTGCTGCTGATGGATACTTTTCCCTCACTACCATGGCACACTAGTCATGGATCTTGTAATCATGCCAAGAGAATAGATAGATTGATACATTATGGACCTCTTGTTCTTAGATATGGGCCTCTCAGCCTGGCAGATGTGGAAACTCAAATTTCTCATCCCACTCCAGGTTTTGGCTAGCCAACCCTGCAGGAAAGCGGTTTATAGGCCATTCATACTTAAGTTGATCACTTGCCCATGGTAGACATTTTTGTAGTGCTGATGTCCATTAAGGAAACCAGATTTTCAGTTATTCAGTGAGAGAAGAATTAGAGCAAAAGACAGTGGTAAATGTTTTATTCCGTCTCCACGAGGAATTAAAGGAGTTGGTCTCCACCTAGAGATACATTTGATTTAGAGCTCGAGTAATTCAGAGGCTAAGCTCtaaacttttttctctctcattgctGGAATGATTTAAGCAGAATTCCTTTtgtgtacttttaaaattgtatctttcCAGGAGCCCCTCAGATTGTACCTGCTTTCTCACCAGTAGACACCTTTCTGACACTTTTTTAATGTTGTAGTTGCACTTTAACAAGTTGAGCATTCCATGTTTCATTCTTAGAACCTTCTTTAATAGAGGGTATTCCCTCAACAGCCTGTGCCTCTGGTCTACCTTTGACCACCACTGATAACTCATATATTGGTCACAATGACTGGAATGTGACTAGTGATCTCAGGAGATGGCACTGTCCTAAAGTGCTCTCAGGGTGGCACCACTGCTCTCTGAACAAGTTGCCTTGGTCAGAGAGACTCAGGTTTGGGACAGCACAAGCTGAAGGCTGGCGAGTAACTTGCATAATAGGACCATATCTCTTCCTTTCCCATCCCACCCACATATGATAGCCCCTCTGTGGAGATATGGAGAGGATAGATATTGGAATCGGGTGTGGGACTTGCAGttacttaaaatttttgaataaacTGTGCCCTGAAACCTAAACTGACAGTGGACTGGATTGAGTAATTTGTGTGGGAGAGAATGTGAGAACGGAGCTGCAGAGCCTTGGGCGGCTAGGTTATGTTGATGGGGAAGGAATGGGATGGTTTCACACTGGTGCCAAGAACACTCTTCTGGACTTAGGCCCTAACCTGTTACCTAATAACCTTGAGTAGGttgccttactttttttttttttttttttgagacagtctcactctgtcccccaggctggagtgcagtggcacaatcgcaggctcactgcaacctctgcctcccaggtccaagcgattgtcctgcctcagcctcctgagtagctggggttacaggcacccgccaccacacctggctaatttttttgtatttttagtagagatggggtttcaccgggttagccaggatggtctcgatctcctgacctcatgatctgcccgcctcagcctcccaaagtactgggattacaggcgtgagccattgctcctGGTCTGCCTTACCTTTTAAAATCTAAACTAGCACTTTTTTTGGTAGGGTGGTGTGGACCACCTAactggttttgttttcctttttagaagAGGTTGGCTcacattatctttttattattatttgtttatttactttttgagacggagttttgctctgtcgcctaggctggagtacagtgacatgatcttggctcactgcaacctctgcctcctgggttcaagcgattctcctgcctaagcctcccaagtagttgggactacaggtgtgtgccaccatgcccggctaattttgtatttttaggagagacagggtttcaccatgttggccaggctggtcttgaactcctgacctcaggtgatctgcccacctgggcctcccaaagtgctgggattacaggcctgagccactgcacgcagtctattattattattttagagacaaggtctcactgtgttgcccaggctggtcttgaactcccgagctcaagtgatacttctgccttagccacccaaagtgctgggattacaggcctgagccactgcacctggctggttcACATGATCTTTATAATATTCCCCAACTTCCTGTATTCTGTATGTTTGGATGGTTGTTCTACAAACATTCAGTACAAAGCACTATGCTAAACCCTGATTAATACACTGCCCTCAAAGGGTTCACAGGTATTACCAAAGATAGACAAGCTATTACAATGTGATAGGATAAGTTGATGATAGTGGGCAGTACAAACCGCTTGAATGCCACAAAGAAAGCTAAGTAAAGACCTTTTCTAGGTCAGCAGAAGTTAAACAAACACAACTTCCATGTGCCACAGTGTGGTCATGGGTGTGGATGGCTGAACTGACATGGAGATGGTAAACAGAGGAGTTGAAGTGAAAAGTATAGGGCCGGGGTGATAGCCTTCCCCAAAGTTTGTTTCTGAAAGTTACGAGGTATGGCGCTCAGAAGGGTCTGAAAAATGTGACTGTGGCTAAGAAGGTAAATTCTAGCTGGGATTTGTCAGCGTCTCAAAAGAGCCACGCCATGATCCCATCCCCATGATAAGGACTGTGAACATATTGGGAAAGGGGATGAGGAGGAGTCAACCTATCTTGGATCTGCTACAGTCCCATCCATCACCTATTCTTGACACATATTCTGTGGGTGGCTATATCCATTGGCCAGGATCCTTTGGTTGCAAGCACTG
This is a stretch of genomic DNA from Rhinopithecus roxellana isolate Shanxi Qingling chromosome 4, ASM756505v1, whole genome shotgun sequence. It encodes these proteins:
- the ZBTB9 gene encoding zinc finger and BTB domain-containing protein 9; the protein is METPTPLPPVPASPTCNPAPRTIQIEFPQHSSSLLESLNRHRLEGKFCDVSLLVQGRELRAHKAVLAAASPYFHDKLLLGDAPRLTLPSVIEADAFEGLLQLIYSGRLRLPLDALPAHLLVASGLQMWQVVDQCSEILRELETSGGGISARGANSYHALLSTTSSTGGWCIRSSPFQTPVQSSASTESPASTESPVGGEGSELGEVLQIQVEEEEEEEEEDDDEDQGSATLSQTPRPQRVSGVFPRPHGPHPLPVTATPRKLPEGESAPVELPAPPTALPPKIFYIKQEPFEPKEEISGSGTQPGGAKEETKVFSGGDTEGNGELGFLLPSGAGPTSGGGGPSWKPVDLHGNEILSGGGGPGGAGQAVHGPVKLGGTPPADGKRFGCLCGKRFAVKPKRDRHIMLTFSLRPFGCGICNKRFKLKHHLTEHMKTHAGALHACPHCGRRFRVHACFLRHRDLCKGQGWATAHWTYK